In the genome of Fusobacterium necrogenes, one region contains:
- a CDS encoding FeoB-associated Cys-rich membrane protein gives MKTIILIIIIAIIAFFSIRSVVRAFKGEGCGCGDGKCSSGGCSCGEQRSNKKEHSCNCGHHND, from the coding sequence ATGAAAACTATAATTTTAATAATAATTATAGCTATAATAGCTTTTTTTTCCATAAGAAGTGTTGTAAGGGCTTTTAAAGGCGAAGGATGCGGTTGTGGAGATGGAAAATGTAGTTCTGGAGGTTGTTCTTGTGGAGAGCAACGCTCAAATAAGAAAGAACATAGCTGTAATTGTGGGCATCATAATGATTAG
- a CDS encoding TolC family protein, translating to MKKKFFLFFLLGIMAYGKEVNLDILLKELEEKSYNRRIYEIQNKINSDKERYYKLDDFNGVETSVTSDYSRKEDSFETTGRIQYGPMYIEGVKNYNSENEIIYGIEKNLKDLIYSDSKNQLRQLQYTKEIDRIDYKKNLETQKISLLNLYKEYKNNELEMEIKKNGIEKLTIEEKKIKKSYELGAVAKIELDSIQYSIKNMQLEIEVLKKNLLKLKKRFRYDFGVEIEESSLKEILPPNESFSIYVDKYGEKDIELLKLQKSRTEENINYLSYDNRVPEITVGVEYSGKYNESRVALKFSKSIFDLNIDLENEKSDLLQQELNLKQKISEIEGEKLGILNNYENYLKDYEINKNNSELELSKYNIKKLEYSLGKANYVEVMEYFNSYINYEVAKEKAKNNLNGYIYEIMIRGEK from the coding sequence ATGAAAAAGAAATTTTTTTTATTTTTTCTTTTAGGAATAATGGCTTATGGAAAAGAGGTAAACTTGGATATTTTATTAAAAGAATTAGAAGAAAAATCATATAATAGAAGAATATATGAAATACAAAATAAAATAAATAGTGATAAGGAAAGATATTATAAATTAGATGATTTTAATGGAGTTGAAACAAGTGTTACTTCCGATTATAGTAGGAAAGAAGATTCTTTTGAAACTACTGGAAGAATACAATATGGACCAATGTATATTGAAGGAGTAAAAAATTATAATTCAGAGAACGAAATTATTTACGGGATAGAGAAAAATTTAAAAGATTTAATCTATTCAGATAGTAAAAATCAATTAAGACAATTACAATATACAAAGGAGATAGATAGAATAGATTATAAAAAAAATTTGGAAACACAAAAGATAAGTTTACTTAATTTATATAAAGAATATAAAAATAATGAACTGGAAATGGAGATAAAAAAAAATGGAATAGAAAAATTGACTATAGAGGAAAAAAAAATAAAAAAATCTTATGAATTGGGAGCTGTTGCAAAAATAGAATTAGATAGTATACAATATAGTATAAAAAATATGCAATTAGAAATAGAAGTATTGAAAAAAAATTTATTAAAATTAAAAAAAAGATTCAGGTATGATTTTGGAGTAGAGATAGAGGAAAGTAGTTTGAAAGAGATACTTCCTCCAAATGAAAGTTTTAGTATATATGTAGATAAATATGGAGAAAAAGATATAGAGTTATTAAAACTTCAAAAAAGTAGAACGGAGGAAAATATAAATTATTTGAGTTATGATAATAGAGTACCAGAGATAACTGTTGGTGTAGAGTACAGTGGAAAATATAATGAAAGTAGAGTGGCTTTAAAATTTTCTAAAAGTATTTTCGATCTAAATATAGATTTAGAGAATGAAAAGAGTGATTTATTACAACAAGAATTGAATTTAAAACAAAAAATTAGTGAAATTGAAGGAGAGAAACTAGGAATCTTAAACAATTATGAAAATTATTTAAAAGATTATGAGATTAATAAGAATAACTCTGAATTGGAACTTTCAAAATATAATATAAAGAAATTAGAGTACTCATTAGGCAAAGCTAACTATGTAGAAGTAATGGAGTATTTTAATTCATATATTAATTATGAAGTGGCTAAAGAAAAAGCGAAAAATAATTTAAATGGATATATCTATGAAATAATGATAAGGGGAGAAAAATGA
- a CDS encoding efflux RND transporter periplasmic adaptor subunit, which yields MRRVNLKIVGVILIVLILLGLEILRYNNSKKVIENLTTYTTMKVGNVDAKGYIEVNGKVEVNDTKKVFVDKKLKVDEVFVQEGDFIEKGQILMTFDETERNNIMRNLEREKLSLSKLKRDYIVEKELYKIGGSSANSVKELEEEIRRVEINIEEYEEDLEKTAEKILSPVSGTITSLTAQENYLVDTDSPLMEIADLSDIKIVLEVPEYDVKNVYVGQKILLKPEAFEKKKSYPGKVTKISKISEISETTSENILETEVKPDEIIPYIVPGFKVTATIYLDEQNEQITVPKTAILESDGKYFVVIVDTEGIVKKEEVEITNLEGDNLIIKKGLSGNEMILITPDEKIKDGEKVIIQMKGRGNKNARSEGIK from the coding sequence ATGAGAAGAGTAAATTTAAAAATAGTGGGTGTTATTTTAATAGTTTTAATTTTGCTAGGTTTGGAAATATTGAGATACAACAACAGTAAAAAAGTGATAGAAAATTTGACTACGTATACAACTATGAAGGTAGGAAATGTAGATGCAAAAGGATATATAGAAGTGAATGGTAAAGTAGAAGTAAATGACACTAAAAAAGTATTCGTAGATAAAAAATTAAAAGTGGATGAGGTTTTTGTTCAAGAAGGTGATTTTATAGAAAAAGGTCAAATTTTGATGACTTTTGATGAAACAGAGAGAAATAATATAATGAGAAATTTAGAAAGGGAAAAGTTATCTTTATCTAAGTTAAAAAGAGATTATATAGTAGAAAAAGAGCTTTATAAAATAGGAGGAAGTTCAGCTAACAGTGTAAAGGAGTTGGAAGAAGAAATAAGAAGAGTAGAGATAAACATAGAAGAATATGAAGAAGATTTGGAAAAAACAGCTGAAAAAATATTGAGTCCTGTGAGCGGAACAATAACATCTTTAACAGCTCAGGAAAATTACCTAGTAGATACAGATTCACCACTCATGGAAATAGCAGATTTATCAGATATAAAAATAGTTTTGGAAGTGCCAGAGTATGATGTGAAGAATGTATATGTAGGTCAAAAGATACTTTTAAAGCCAGAAGCTTTTGAAAAGAAAAAAAGTTATCCAGGAAAGGTGACAAAAATATCTAAAATTTCAGAAATATCTGAGACAACTTCAGAAAATATATTAGAAACAGAAGTAAAGCCAGATGAAATTATTCCATATATAGTTCCAGGATTTAAAGTAACAGCTACTATATATTTAGATGAACAAAATGAACAGATAACGGTTCCTAAAACTGCTATATTAGAAAGTGATGGTAAATATTTTGTAGTAATTGTTGATACTGAAGGTATAGTAAAAAAGGAAGAAGTAGAAATAACAAATTTAGAAGGAGATAATCTTATTATAAAAAAAGGTCTATCGGGAAATGAAATGATACTTATAACTCCGGATGAAAAAATAAAGGATGGAGAGAAAGTTATAATACAGATGAAAGGTAGAGGTAACAAAAATGCTAGAAGTGAAGGAATTAAATAA
- a CDS encoding ABC transporter ATP-binding protein, with product MLEVKELNKYYINGEMSLHALKNIDFKIKRGEYVAIMGSSGSGKSTMMNILGCLDREFEGEYILDEIEISKIEEKDISKIRNLKIGFVFQAFNLLPKLTALQNVELPLVYAGIHKNEREKRAKEMLEKVGLGERLYHKPSELSGGQKQRVAIARALVNDPAIILADEPTGNLDSVSEKEIMELFTELNSQGKTIIIVSHEPEIAQYVKRILFFKDGEIIKDGDSR from the coding sequence ATGCTAGAAGTGAAGGAATTAAATAAATATTATATAAATGGGGAAATGAGCTTACATGCTTTAAAGAATATAGATTTTAAAATAAAAAGAGGAGAGTATGTAGCTATAATGGGAAGTAGTGGAAGTGGGAAATCGACTATGATGAATATATTAGGATGTTTAGATAGAGAATTTGAAGGAGAATATATTCTAGATGAGATTGAAATATCTAAGATAGAAGAAAAAGATATTTCAAAAATAAGAAATTTGAAGATAGGTTTTGTTTTCCAAGCATTTAATCTTTTACCTAAGTTAACGGCATTACAAAATGTAGAGTTACCTCTTGTATATGCTGGAATACATAAAAATGAAAGAGAGAAAAGAGCTAAAGAGATGTTAGAAAAAGTTGGATTGGGAGAAAGATTATATCATAAACCAAGTGAGTTATCTGGAGGTCAAAAACAAAGAGTAGCTATAGCTAGGGCTTTAGTAAATGATCCAGCTATAATCTTAGCGGATGAACCAACTGGAAATTTAGATAGTGTTTCTGAAAAAGAGATAATGGAGTTATTTACTGAATTGAACTCACAAGGAAAAACTATAATAATAGTTAGTCACGAACCAGAAATAGCTCAATATGTAAAAAGGATACTCTTTTTTAAAGATGGAGAGATAATAAAAGATGGTGATAGTAGATGA
- a CDS encoding ABC transporter permease, protein MNFVESLKSAVQSIKGNKIRSFLTMLGIIIGISSVITMSSIGKGGQENITGDLKEGGYGKFNISIDKTDENFRWKYLLNEEIVKKLQESNLFKAVSPKISSNFGIKIGENNRRQMVVFNATTPDYEMIDRVKIIYGRNILPFEYENAERVVTIDNVTAKNLFGNARAALGKSIEIYKGRFGNPQNYKIVGVYQNPVEQMMKVMGGKRVQRFGRIPLSTYEKIYDSSNTGFTSIILETKTPENMAFSMTQAREFLENITNEAELYDINVENNGAASFDNILTTLNMFVTFVAGISLFVGGIGVMNIMLVSVVERTKEIGIRKAIGATDFDILSQFLMESIILTGIGGILGIGLGILLSIVVGYFIEIKPIFSILTILISLLVSMGIGIIFGVTPARKAARLNPVDALRAE, encoded by the coding sequence ATGAATTTTGTAGAAAGTTTGAAAAGTGCTGTTCAAAGTATAAAAGGTAATAAAATTAGATCGTTTTTAACAATGTTGGGAATAATAATAGGAATATCTTCAGTGATAACTATGTCATCTATTGGTAAAGGAGGACAAGAAAATATAACTGGTGATTTAAAAGAGGGAGGATATGGAAAATTTAATATTAGTATAGATAAGACAGATGAAAATTTTAGATGGAAATATCTTTTAAATGAGGAAATTGTAAAAAAATTACAAGAGAGTAATTTATTTAAAGCAGTTAGTCCAAAAATAAGTAGTAATTTTGGAATTAAAATAGGTGAAAATAATAGAAGACAGATGGTAGTTTTTAATGCTACAACTCCAGATTATGAAATGATAGATAGGGTAAAAATAATATATGGAAGAAATATTCTTCCTTTTGAATATGAAAATGCAGAAAGAGTAGTTACAATAGATAATGTAACAGCTAAAAATTTATTTGGAAATGCAAGAGCAGCACTAGGTAAGAGTATAGAAATATATAAGGGAAGATTTGGAAATCCACAAAATTACAAAATAGTAGGAGTATATCAAAATCCAGTGGAGCAAATGATGAAAGTAATGGGAGGGAAAAGAGTTCAGAGATTTGGAAGAATTCCTTTATCAACTTATGAAAAAATTTATGATAGTTCAAATACTGGATTTACAAGTATAATATTAGAAACTAAAACACCAGAAAATATGGCCTTTAGTATGACACAAGCTAGAGAGTTTTTGGAAAATATCACAAATGAAGCTGAACTGTACGATATAAACGTAGAAAATAATGGAGCTGCCTCTTTTGATAATATACTTACAACTTTAAATATGTTTGTTACTTTCGTAGCTGGTATATCATTGTTTGTAGGTGGAATAGGAGTAATGAATATAATGCTAGTGAGTGTAGTGGAGAGAACGAAAGAAATAGGAATTAGAAAGGCTATAGGAGCTACAGATTTTGATATACTTTCACAATTTTTAATGGAATCAATTATTTTGACAGGAATAGGAGGTATATTAGGAATTGGACTTGGAATTTTATTGTCTATAGTGGTAGGGTATTTTATAGAGATAAAACCAATATTTTCAATATTAACAATATTAATATCATTACTTGTTTCTATGGGGATAGGGATAATTTTTGGTGTAACACCAGCCAGAAAAGCAGCTAGATTAAATCCAGTGGATGCTTTAAGAGCAGAATAA
- a CDS encoding penicillin-binding protein: MKYLKILTLLSIFVGIVVAAYYKLYLLTVFLILLLFYFFHIFLKKNEYQKSGNFNKRVILSSNIVLLVILVIVIRLVQIQLFEAPEYEKKAIEQIRKNDKSYGNRGSIFDSNGKSLAFNKNIYILGVNPSAIYDEEQNLKGIEKILDETYIRKNKQNLLLEIKEAYKKNRKYKVVAKNLSERQKERIEEIVKEYKITQNLIQFDRSIERTYYKPDLYKNLIGFIGYTDSSNAHKVGVFGLERWYEKYLKEKVIERQNIYTKNRAMKLPFSKENIKVSLNGKNLYTTIDSDIQFILNDEVRKKFISSGSEEAYGIIMDPNNGKVLATSYYTIFKNRALRNPIFQNQFEPGSIFKPIIVASALDAGLVSKYTKFDIGDGKITKYRHTIKEASRNTKGVLTTEEVLKKSSNVGMVMIGDKFTNQEFEEYLKKFGFYDKTGIDFPGEIKPYTTPYKRWDGLKKSTMSFGQGIAVTPIQMITAFSSLINGGILYEPRLVEKITDENGIVVRRNPATQVRRVISEKLSNEMRDMLEKVVSDGTAKRGEVPGYKVGGKTGTAQLSTKGGYLKENYLSSFIGFFPVERPKYVVLVMFLKPKGETVFEKFGGATAAPVFGEIVKRITKTKNILSENISSLSQVKNFENGYKEELKDILMPDLKDLNPKDVIHIFRNSEIEVKIVGTGLVKEQYPKVGTSLQDIKSIKVILK; encoded by the coding sequence GTGAAGTATTTAAAGATATTAACTCTTCTATCTATTTTTGTAGGAATAGTAGTAGCTGCCTATTATAAATTATATCTATTGACAGTTTTTTTAATTTTGTTGCTTTTTTATTTTTTTCATATTTTTTTGAAGAAAAATGAGTATCAAAAGTCTGGAAATTTTAATAAAAGGGTAATACTTTCTTCTAATATAGTTTTACTAGTAATTTTGGTTATAGTAATAAGGTTAGTACAGATACAACTTTTTGAAGCCCCAGAATATGAAAAAAAAGCTATTGAACAGATTAGAAAAAATGATAAAAGTTATGGAAATAGAGGAAGTATTTTTGACAGTAATGGAAAAAGTTTAGCTTTTAATAAAAATATATACATATTAGGTGTAAATCCTAGTGCTATATATGATGAAGAGCAAAATTTAAAAGGAATAGAGAAGATACTAGATGAAACATATATTAGAAAGAATAAACAAAATCTTTTGCTTGAAATAAAAGAGGCTTATAAGAAGAATAGAAAATATAAGGTAGTAGCTAAGAACTTAAGTGAAAGACAAAAAGAGAGAATAGAAGAAATTGTAAAAGAATATAAAATTACTCAAAATTTGATACAATTCGATAGAAGTATAGAAAGAACTTATTATAAGCCAGATCTTTATAAAAATTTGATAGGATTTATAGGATATACTGATAGTTCAAATGCTCATAAAGTTGGAGTATTTGGCCTAGAAAGATGGTATGAAAAATATTTAAAAGAAAAAGTAATTGAAAGACAGAATATTTACACTAAAAATAGAGCTATGAAATTGCCATTTTCAAAAGAAAATATAAAAGTAAGTTTAAATGGTAAAAATCTTTATACTACAATAGATAGTGATATACAATTTATTTTAAATGATGAGGTTAGAAAAAAATTTATCTCTTCTGGTTCAGAAGAAGCCTATGGAATAATAATGGATCCAAATAATGGAAAAGTACTAGCTACTTCATACTATACTATTTTTAAAAATAGAGCACTTAGAAATCCTATATTTCAGAATCAATTTGAACCAGGTTCTATTTTTAAGCCCATAATTGTAGCTTCAGCTCTTGATGCTGGACTTGTAAGTAAATATACTAAGTTTGATATAGGAGATGGAAAAATAACAAAGTATAGACATACTATAAAAGAAGCTAGTAGAAATACTAAAGGAGTTTTAACAACAGAAGAGGTACTGAAAAAATCTAGTAACGTTGGTATGGTTATGATAGGGGACAAATTTACTAATCAAGAATTTGAAGAGTATCTTAAAAAATTTGGCTTCTATGATAAGACAGGAATAGATTTTCCTGGAGAGATAAAACCATACACCACACCTTATAAAAGATGGGATGGATTAAAAAAGAGTACTATGTCCTTTGGACAGGGGATAGCTGTTACACCGATTCAGATGATTACAGCTTTTTCCTCTCTTATAAATGGGGGAATTTTATATGAACCACGTCTTGTAGAAAAAATAACAGATGAAAATGGAATAGTAGTGAGAAGAAATCCTGCTACTCAAGTGAGAAGAGTTATTTCAGAGAAGCTTTCTAACGAGATGAGAGATATGTTAGAAAAAGTAGTTAGTGATGGAACAGCTAAAAGAGGAGAGGTTCCAGGATATAAGGTAGGAGGAAAAACAGGAACAGCTCAGTTAAGTACAAAGGGAGGATACTTAAAAGAGAACTATCTTTCTTCATTTATCGGTTTTTTTCCAGTGGAGAGACCTAAGTATGTTGTTTTAGTAATGTTTTTAAAACCTAAAGGGGAAACTGTGTTTGAAAAATTTGGAGGAGCAACAGCAGCTCCAGTTTTTGGTGAGATTGTAAAAAGAATAACAAAAACAAAAAATATACTATCAGAAAATATATCCAGCCTTTCTCAAGTAAAAAACTTTGAAAATGGGTATAAAGAGGAGTTAAAGGATATATTGATGCCAGATTTAAAAGATTTAAACCCTAAAGATGTAATACATATTTTTAGAAATAGTGAAATAGAAGTGAAAATAGTTGGAACAGGTTTGGTAAAGGAACAATATCCTAAAGTTGGAACTTCATTACAAGATATAAAAAGTATAAAAGTAATCTTAAAGTAG
- the priA gene encoding replication restart helicase PriA: MRYYKIYVDGTKELYTYEDRENEFEIGERVIVSFRGKRRTGLIIALDSDREKNYRVLPIEERLENSIKLSENYIKLLVWVKNYYMTSYEQVITSAIPNSLKTKYEKFYFPKEILNFLNNELINDKIREYFKKRVSITKGTLAKNFGLDKINFLLKTGFLVKDGKINIVINYSKVLDLELVEKNIYEYFKRRERVKEEILEKIFPKKELEKLLKAGDLRLEKFIKAEEEKVEEIDEVEIESRDRELNEEQKKAREIIISGVEKNYLLKGITGSGKTEVYISIIKSAFNEGKGSIFLVPEISLTPQMINRFKGEFKENIAILHSKLTASERAKEWYNIYIGKKKIVLGVRSAIFAPVENLGYIFLDEEHETTYKQDNNPRYNAKQVAIKRAELEEAKLILGSATPSIETYYFSQKNLFKLVELKNRYNNALLPEIEIVDMKGEESIYFSKRLLEEIKKTLLKGEQVLLLLNRKGYSTYIQCKDCGYVEECSHCSIKYSYYASQGVLKCNYCGRVKKYTGHCSKCGSSNLIHSGKGVERVEEEIKKYFDVRVIRVDSEMSKDREFFEKMYFDFLEKKYDIMVGTQLISKGLHFPDVTLVGVVNADTILNFPDFRAGEKTFQLVTQVAGRAGRGDKKGRVIVQTYQSEHPVFKRVKESDYEGFYNEEIGNRELLEYPPFSKTINIGISSKYEKYLENFVQDFYRDIKYDGVELYGPMRSMVYKVKDRYRYNIFIKGSIKEIINFKKKLKLKITNYEKNDKIRIVIDVDPVNLI, translated from the coding sequence ATGAGATATTATAAGATTTATGTAGATGGTACAAAGGAGCTATATACCTATGAAGATAGAGAAAATGAATTTGAAATAGGGGAAAGAGTGATTGTATCTTTTAGAGGAAAAAGGCGAACGGGACTTATAATAGCTCTTGATAGTGATAGAGAGAAAAATTATAGAGTTTTACCTATAGAAGAAAGATTAGAAAATTCTATAAAGTTATCTGAAAATTATATAAAACTTTTAGTTTGGGTAAAAAATTATTATATGACTAGTTATGAACAAGTTATAACTTCAGCTATTCCAAATTCTTTAAAAACAAAATATGAAAAGTTTTATTTTCCTAAAGAGATTTTAAATTTTTTAAATAATGAATTGATAAATGATAAGATAAGAGAATATTTTAAAAAAAGAGTAAGTATAACTAAGGGAACTCTAGCTAAAAATTTTGGTCTAGATAAAATAAATTTTCTTTTAAAAACTGGATTTCTCGTGAAAGATGGTAAGATAAATATAGTAATAAATTATTCAAAAGTTTTAGATTTAGAATTAGTTGAAAAAAATATCTATGAATATTTTAAAAGAAGAGAGAGAGTTAAAGAGGAAATTCTTGAAAAAATATTTCCTAAAAAAGAATTAGAAAAACTTTTAAAAGCCGGAGATTTAAGATTAGAAAAATTTATAAAAGCTGAAGAGGAAAAAGTAGAAGAGATAGATGAGGTAGAGATTGAAAGTAGAGATAGGGAGCTAAATGAGGAACAAAAAAAAGCAAGGGAAATAATAATCTCTGGTGTAGAAAAAAACTATCTTTTAAAAGGTATTACAGGTTCAGGAAAAACAGAGGTATATATTAGCATTATAAAGTCAGCTTTTAATGAGGGAAAGGGAAGTATATTTTTAGTTCCAGAAATCTCTCTTACTCCACAGATGATAAATAGATTTAAAGGGGAGTTTAAAGAAAATATTGCTATACTTCATAGTAAGCTTACAGCAAGTGAAAGAGCAAAAGAGTGGTATAATATTTACATAGGAAAGAAAAAGATTGTATTGGGAGTTCGTTCAGCTATATTTGCTCCTGTTGAGAATTTAGGATATATATTTTTAGATGAGGAGCACGAAACCACTTATAAGCAGGATAATAACCCTAGATATAATGCTAAGCAAGTAGCTATAAAAAGAGCAGAATTAGAAGAAGCAAAGCTCATTCTTGGTTCAGCTACCCCATCTATTGAAACTTATTATTTTTCACAAAAAAATCTTTTCAAACTGGTTGAATTAAAAAATAGATATAATAATGCACTTCTTCCAGAGATAGAGATAGTAGATATGAAAGGAGAAGAGAGTATATATTTTAGTAAGAGACTTCTAGAAGAAATAAAAAAAACTCTATTAAAGGGGGAGCAAGTTCTTTTACTGTTAAATAGAAAAGGCTATTCTACATATATTCAATGTAAAGATTGTGGATATGTAGAGGAGTGTTCTCACTGTTCTATAAAATATAGTTACTATGCAAGTCAAGGGGTACTTAAGTGTAATTATTGTGGAAGAGTAAAAAAATATACAGGTCATTGTAGTAAATGTGGAAGTTCTAACCTTATACATAGTGGAAAGGGAGTAGAGAGGGTAGAAGAGGAGATAAAAAAATATTTTGATGTAAGAGTCATTAGAGTTGATTCTGAGATGTCCAAGGATAGAGAGTTTTTTGAAAAGATGTATTTTGATTTTTTAGAAAAAAAATATGATATAATGGTAGGGACACAACTTATATCAAAGGGATTACATTTTCCAGATGTAACTCTAGTAGGAGTTGTTAATGCTGATACAATACTAAATTTTCCAGATTTTAGGGCTGGAGAGAAAACATTTCAATTAGTTACACAGGTAGCTGGAAGAGCTGGGAGAGGAGATAAAAAAGGAAGAGTTATAGTTCAAACATATCAAAGTGAACATCCAGTTTTTAAAAGAGTAAAAGAGAGTGACTATGAAGGATTTTATAATGAGGAGATAGGAAATAGAGAGCTATTGGAATATCCCCCATTTTCAAAGACTATTAATATAGGAATATCTTCTAAATATGAAAAATACTTAGAAAATTTTGTACAAGATTTTTATAGAGATATAAAATATGATGGAGTAGAGCTCTATGGACCTATGAGAAGTATGGTGTATAAGGTAAAAGATAGGTATAGGTATAATATTTTTATAAAAGGAAGTATAAAAGAGATAATTAATTTTAAAAAGAAATTAAAATTAAAGATTACAAATTATGAAAAAAATGATAAAATTAGAATAGTGATTGATGTAGATCCTGTTAATTTGATTTAA
- the def gene encoding peptide deformylase — protein MIYEIRKYGDSVLREVAKEIEKVDDEILEILDNMVETMYASKGVGLAAPQVGISKRMFVCDQGDGVIRKIINPIITPITEEVIDFEEGCLSVPGIYKKVQRPQRIKIEYLNEKSEKIIEEVEGFLAVIMQHEFDHLEAILFVDKVSPIAKRMINKKLQMLKKETLKEKK, from the coding sequence ATGATTTATGAAATAAGGAAATATGGTGATTCTGTTCTTAGAGAAGTGGCAAAAGAAATAGAAAAAGTTGATGATGAGATATTAGAAATATTAGATAATATGGTAGAAACGATGTATGCATCAAAAGGTGTTGGACTTGCCGCTCCACAAGTGGGAATTAGCAAAAGAATGTTTGTTTGTGATCAGGGTGATGGAGTTATAAGAAAGATAATTAATCCTATAATTACTCCTATTACAGAAGAAGTAATAGATTTTGAAGAAGGATGTTTGAGTGTTCCTGGGATTTATAAAAAAGTTCAAAGGCCTCAGAGAATAAAAATAGAGTATTTAAACGAAAAGTCAGAAAAAATTATAGAGGAAGTAGAAGGCTTTTTAGCGGTAATTATGCAGCATGAATTTGATCATTTAGAAGCTATTTTGTTTGTAGATAAAGTTTCTCCGATTGCTAAAAGGATGATAAATAAAAAATTACAGATGTTGAAAAAAGAAACTTTAAAGGAGAAAAAGTAA
- a CDS encoding septum formation initiator family protein encodes MQENKVGKILSYIIILLNLYFFVPYMYRSYIKIEKLKREQLEIKEKIKIVKKKIEDYNIRIEKLGDDFQREKIARDRLQMVKENEEIYRFIDK; translated from the coding sequence ATGCAGGAAAATAAAGTTGGGAAAATCTTATCATATATTATAATTCTCTTAAATCTTTATTTTTTTGTACCATATATGTATAGAAGTTATATAAAGATAGAAAAATTAAAAAGAGAACAGCTTGAGATAAAAGAAAAAATAAAAATAGTAAAAAAGAAAATAGAAGATTATAATATAAGAATAGAAAAATTAGGAGATGATTTCCAAAGAGAAAAAATTGCAAGGGATAGACTTCAAATGGTAAAAGAAAATGAAGAAATATATAGATTTATAGATAAGTAA
- the glpX gene encoding class II fructose-bisphosphatase — MKRELALEFARVTEAAALAAHKWVGRGDKEAADQAAVDAMRTMLNRISIDGEIVIGEGEIDEAPMLYIGEKVGRANNPDNELEEGETLDGCSLVDIAVDPVEGTRMTAQGQANAITVLAVGNKGSFLKAPDMYMEKLIVGPEAKGVIDLNKPLIENIHNVAKALNKDLKDMMVVVLDKPRHTQIIKDLQKLGIKVYALPDGDVAGSILTCIVDSDADILYGIGGAPEGVISAAVIRALGGDMQARLKLRSEVKGVTLENDKISNFEKHRCEEMGLRVGDVLKMDDLVKDDEVIFSATGITSGDLLEGIKRKGNIARTQTLVVRGKSKTIRYINSVHNLDYKDEKISHLVK; from the coding sequence ATGAAAAGAGAATTAGCATTAGAGTTTGCTAGAGTTACAGAAGCTGCTGCATTAGCAGCTCATAAATGGGTAGGAAGAGGAGATAAAGAAGCTGCTGACCAAGCAGCAGTAGATGCTATGAGAACTATGCTAAATAGGATTTCAATTGATGGAGAAATAGTTATAGGGGAAGGAGAAATAGATGAGGCACCTATGCTATATATTGGAGAGAAAGTTGGAAGAGCTAATAATCCAGATAATGAATTAGAAGAAGGAGAAACATTAGATGGATGTTCTTTAGTAGATATAGCTGTAGATCCAGTAGAAGGAACTAGAATGACTGCTCAAGGACAAGCAAATGCTATTACAGTTCTAGCTGTTGGAAATAAGGGAAGTTTCTTAAAAGCTCCAGATATGTATATGGAAAAATTAATAGTAGGTCCAGAAGCAAAAGGGGTAATTGATTTAAATAAACCTCTTATAGAAAATATTCATAATGTTGCTAAAGCATTAAATAAAGATTTAAAGGATATGATGGTAGTTGTATTAGATAAGCCAAGACATACACAAATCATAAAAGATTTACAAAAATTAGGAATAAAAGTATATGCTTTACCAGATGGAGATGTGGCTGGTTCTATCCTTACTTGTATAGTAGATTCAGATGCAGATATATTATATGGTATAGGTGGGGCTCCAGAAGGAGTTATCTCTGCTGCTGTAATTAGAGCTTTAGGTGGAGATATGCAAGCTAGATTAAAACTAAGAAGTGAAGTTAAAGGTGTAACTTTAGAAAATGATAAAATTTCTAATTTTGAAAAGCATAGATGCGAAGAAATGGGACTAAGAGTTGGAGATGTTTTAAAAATGGATGATTTAGTAAAAGATGATGAGGTAATTTTTTCAGCTACTGGTATTACTAGTGGGGATTTACTAGAGGGGATAAAAAGAAAAGGAAATATTGCTAGAACACAAACTTTAGTAGTAAGAGGAAAAAGTAAAACAATAAGATATATTAATTCAGTTCATAATTTAGATTATAAAGATGAAAAAATAAGTCATTTAGTAAAATAG